A region from the Aegilops tauschii subsp. strangulata cultivar AL8/78 chromosome 5, Aet v6.0, whole genome shotgun sequence genome encodes:
- the LOC109754085 gene encoding uncharacterized protein, with protein MATSTKLAALGFVVLVSIGFADAARMLASSSSASGGGGGGGGGGGANGGSGYGAGSGSGGGLGYSESGGDWGKKWNFAKGFGGGGGAGGGGGSKGGSGSGSGSGFGTGSGATGSASAPSGDGYASADGKGGGGGGGGGANGSSGTGAGDGLGKGYGESGVSKAPAPAAGGDGTSYSDAGGSGNGGGGGNNGNGGGAGAGAGQAGSDDTSGGFANGGGSGNGGGAIGGGAEGPSVGVGSGAGSGAGQTGSTGSYGDGYATGMGGGMGGGTGESQNGGTGSGGGSGSGSGSGGYN; from the coding sequence ATGGCCACTAGCACTAAGCTTGCAGCTCTTGGCTTTGTTGTCCTTGTGAGCATTGGGTTCGCCGATGCAGCAAGGATGCTAGCTAGCTCCTCCAGTGcttcgggtggtggtggaggaggtgGAGGGGGAGGCGGTGCGAATGGTGGGAGTGGATATGGTGCAGGTTCTGGGTCAGGTGGAGGCTTAGGATATAGTGAGAGCGGCGGAGATTGGGGTAAGAAGTGGAACTTCGCCAAGGGAtttggtggaggaggaggagctggtggtgGCGGAGGATCAAAGGGTGGATCCGGGTCTGGTTCCGGATCCGGCTTCGGCACTGGCAGCGGCGCGACTGGCTCCGCATCGGCCCCTAGCGGCGATGGTTATGCTAGTGCTGATGGTAagggtggaggcggcggcggaggtggcggTGCAAACGGATCTAGCGGAACCGGAGCCGGAGATGGCCTTGGCAAGGGATATGGTGAGAGTGGCGTGTCAAAGGCACCGGCTCCTGCTGCCGGTGGCGATGGTACTAGCTACTCTGATGCTGGCGGTAGTGGTAACGGTGGTGGAGGCGGTAACAACGGAAATGGAGGTGGTGCCGGCGCTGGCGCTGGACAGGCCGGCAGCGACGACACTTCTGGAGGCTTTGCAAATGGAGGAGGAAGCGGCAACGGTGGTGGCGCAATTGGAGGTGGCGCTGAAGGTCCAAGCGTTGGGGTTGGATCTGGTGCTGGGTCTGGCGCCGGTCAGACCGGTAGCACTGGCTCTTATGGCGATGGATATGCCACGGGAATGGGCGGTGGCATGGGTGGCGGCACCGGTGAGAGCCAGAATGGCGGAACTGGCAGCGGTGGAGGTAGTGGATCCGGATCAGGTAGTGGAGGATACAACTAA